TGAAGCAGCCCGGGCCGGTGAGCATGGCAAGGGGTTTGCGGTGGTGGCAGATGAAGTGAGAAAGTTGGCGGAGCAATCTGGCAATGCCGCTAAAGAAATTGGCCAGTTAATTAATCAAATTCAAGTGGAAGTAACAAATTCCGTTGATAAAATGACGGCCACCAATGAAGCGGTTAAACAGGGAGCATCACTGGCTGCCGAAGCAGGCAGAGCATTGACAGAAATAGTCCAAGCCAACCAAAAGGCGGCGGAGTT
This window of the Peptococcaceae bacterium 1198_IL3148 genome carries:
- a CDS encoding methyl-accepting chemotaxis protein, giving the protein EAARAGEHGKGFAVVADEVRKLAEQSGNAAKEIGQLINQIQVEVTNSVDKMTATNEAVKQGASLAAEAGRALTEIVQANQKAAE